The following is a genomic window from Chloracidobacterium sp..
CCTTGTACGTCTGCCTTGAGGATGATCAGCAGTTCCTTGATCTCTGCCTGGCCGAGAGACTCGATGCCGCGCTTCGTGGTCTTAAGCATTGCCGCCTGACGCGCGTGCATCTGACGCTTTTGAGCAATATCCTGTGCTTTTTCGACATCGGAAACGACCTGGAATGTGTCGCCTGCCTGCGGAACGCCCTGAAGGCCGAGTATCTCAACCGGAGTTGCCGGAGCCGCTTCTGTTACGGCTTCGCCTCGGTCAGAGAACATAGCGCGAACCTTGCCCGAGAACTGTCCGACGATGAACGGGTCGCCCACATGGAGCGTACCCTGCTGCACAAGGGCGGTGGCGACCGCACCGCGGCCTTTATCGAGTTTTGCTTCGAGCACCACGCCGGAGGCCCGCCGCGTCGGGCTTGCTTTAAGTGCAAGGAGGTCGGCCTGTAAGAGAACTGTTTCGAGAAGCGTTTCGAGACCGTCGCGGTTCTTTGCCGAAACAGGCACCATCTCGGTCTCGCCGCCCCACTCGATCGGCTGCAGACCGAGCGCCGCGAGGCCCTGTTTGACCTTATCGGGGTTTGCTCCCGGTTTATCTATCTTGTTGATGGCGACAATTATCGGCACTCCCGCGGCCTTTGAGTGATCGACCGCCTCGATCGTCTGCGGCATTACTCCGTCATCAGCGGCAACCACAAGGATCACAATATCCGTAGCCCTAGCACCGCGTGCACGCATCATCGTGAACGCCTCGTGGCCCGGAGTATCGAGGAATACAACACGACGCGGATTTTCGGGGTCGTCCGCGTTCGGCACAAAGACGCTGTAGGCACCGATATGCTGCGTGATGCCGCCGGCCTCACCGCTCGCAACGTTCGCCGAACGTATCGCATCTAGCAACGAGGTCTTTCCGTGATCGACGTGGCCCATTACCGTGATCACCGGAGCGCGCGGCAATTCGACGTCATCGGCATCCGCCGCGATCAGCTCCTCGAACTCCTGTTCGATGACCATTTCTTCGAATGGCACAAAGCTGACCTCAAATCCAAGTTCCGCGGCCATTTCATGGGCCATCTTTTCACCGATCGGCTGATTAAGAGTGGCGAAAACTCCACGCTTGATCAGAAGCTGGACGATATCACGCGGTGTGATGCCCATCGCCTCCGCAAATTCGCGGACAGTAGCTCCATCGACCAGACGAATGACGCGCGGATTAGCCGCATCGACCTTTCCGACCTGATCGAGAACGCGTTCCTCGATGGTGCGCTTCTGCGGTACCTCAATATCACGTTCGGCAAACCTTGCACCCTTATCATCCTTTCCTTTTCGCCCGCCGGAGCGTCCGGGCCGCCTGCGATTATCCGGCGGCGGCGTATAGGTCATCTTCGGAGCCGATGACTCGCCGGGAGTGCCGCGGAACTCGCCGCGTTTTCGCGGATCGTTGCGTCCGTCGCCGACAAGACGACCCGTCTTGGTCGGTGTGTCGGACACGAGTTTGTCGCCGACCTTTATTCCGCGTTTTTTCGCCTCGTCGGTCAGTGTCAATGTTTTGCGGATAATGCCGGTCTTACTTGTCGAAGGTGCAGTATCTGATGACTTCGGTGCAGCCTCTTGCTCATCGGTCTCGTCCGAGGCAGCGACGACCGGCTCAGCAACTTCTTCTTTTTCTTCTGCCTCAGGCTGCTCCGCGGCCTTCTTCTTTAGGGTCTTGGTGATAACCTTGGCGGGTTTCTCAGACACATCTTCAGGCTCGGCAGGCCCGGTCTTTGACGGAACAAGGACCTTGACCTTTGCAACCGTTTTTCTCGGCTTCGCGTCCTCTTCCGAGGCCGACGGTTCAACGACCGGCTCCACGGGCTTCTCGACATCTTCGGCCGGCTCGGCGACCTTTTCAGCAGCTTCTTTCTTTGCCTTGATGACCTTGATCGCTCTTTTTGGAGCAGGCTCCGCCTTTGTTACATACTTCTGCCGAAGCTTTTCCGCAAACTCATTATTGACCGAGTTGGATGCGACACTAACATCCGCGCCAAGACGACGCAGCTCCTCGATCACGCGCTTTGTATCGAGTTTCAACTCGTGCGCAAGGTCGTAAACTCGAACTGATTTTCGAACTGCCATAAAAAGTCTGTCGGTCAAGTGTCCGAACTACTCGGACATCACAAAAGGCCCGGCACAATGCTTGAGCACAGGCTGAATGCTCTTACTGCACGGGGGTTTCATCCGCATCGCCGGTTTCGCCGCTGTCCGCTTCCGAAACCTCTTCAGAAGGCTCTGCGGCCGCAACCGCATCGGTATCTGATTCATCAAAAACATCTTCAACTGCCGATCCGGCACCACTTTCGTCGCTGTTTTCCTCGGCATTCTTTGCAGCGACGATGGCGGTAGCCGATGCCAAGATCGACTGAGCCTCATCAAAACTGACATCAAGGAAATCAACAAGGTCATCAATGCTTGTCGCCGCGAGAGCCTCGACGTCAGTGATGCCTTTTTCGCTCAGATCTTCAGCCTGCGAAGATGTCACCATATCGAGAGCCGTGATCGGAACCGCTTCACCTGAGGCCATCATCCGGCCCATCTGCCTAGCAACCTCGGCCTTAAGCAATTCTTCGCTGATGATCTTGATATCCCAGCCTACAAGTCCGGCAGCGAGCCGAACATTCTGCCCTTTCTTTCCTATCGCAAGACTCAGCTGATCTTCGCCGACGATCACTTCCATCTGTCGATTGACGATGTCGGTTATGCGAACCTGCGAAACCTTCGCCGGCGAAAGAGCATTCGCCGCAAATACCGACGGTTCGTCAGACCATTCGATAATGTCGATCTTCTCGCCGCGAAGCTCCTTTATGATCGCCTGAACGCGCGACCCCTTCATACCGACACACGCGCCGACCGGATCCACGTCCTTTTCGTTTGACGTAACTGCGATCTTTGCTCTGTCGCCAGGTTCGCGTACGCAGGATTTGATCACAACCGTTTCGTCATAGATCTCCGGCACTTCCATCTCGAACAGCCGCTTCAGCAATTCCGCCGACGCTCTCGAGCCTTTGATCTGCTGTCCGCGTTGAAACTCGTCCAACACATCAATGATC
Proteins encoded in this region:
- the nusA gene encoding transcription termination factor NusA, giving the protein MTSSIGQSIDILCNEQGLDRNMVIEAMKEAVKAAARKQFRVQDKTDSIQVEWNSEDGMIEISVEKTVVAEVENPSAELSLDEAREMAGDDVDLDDKLLIPLPQEEMGRIAAQTAKQILVQKVREAIRKKVFEEYIDRKGELINGTVKRFERGDMIIDLGNNLEAIVPRKEQSRGEMWNQGERIRVVIIDVLDEFQRGQQIKGSRASAELLKRLFEMEVPEIYDETVVIKSCVREPGDRAKIAVTSNEKDVDPVGACVGMKGSRVQAIIKELRGEKIDIIEWSDEPSVFAANALSPAKVSQVRITDIVNRQMEVIVGEDQLSLAIGKKGQNVRLAAGLVGWDIKIISEELLKAEVARQMGRMMASGEAVPITALDMVTSSQAEDLSEKGITDVEALAATSIDDLVDFLDVSFDEAQSILASATAIVAAKNAEENSDESGAGSAVEDVFDESDTDAVAAAEPSEEVSEADSGETGDADETPVQ
- the infB gene encoding translation initiation factor IF-2, which produces MAVRKSVRVYDLAHELKLDTKRVIEELRRLGADVSVASNSVNNEFAEKLRQKYVTKAEPAPKRAIKVIKAKKEAAEKVAEPAEDVEKPVEPVVEPSASEEDAKPRKTVAKVKVLVPSKTGPAEPEDVSEKPAKVITKTLKKKAAEQPEAEEKEEVAEPVVAASDETDEQEAAPKSSDTAPSTSKTGIIRKTLTLTDEAKKRGIKVGDKLVSDTPTKTGRLVGDGRNDPRKRGEFRGTPGESSAPKMTYTPPPDNRRRPGRSGGRKGKDDKGARFAERDIEVPQKRTIEERVLDQVGKVDAANPRVIRLVDGATVREFAEAMGITPRDIVQLLIKRGVFATLNQPIGEKMAHEMAAELGFEVSFVPFEEMVIEQEFEELIAADADDVELPRAPVITVMGHVDHGKTSLLDAIRSANVASGEAGGITQHIGAYSVFVPNADDPENPRRVVFLDTPGHEAFTMMRARGARATDIVILVVAADDGVMPQTIEAVDHSKAAGVPIIVAINKIDKPGANPDKVKQGLAALGLQPIEWGGETEMVPVSAKNRDGLETLLETVLLQADLLALKASPTRRASGVVLEAKLDKGRGAVATALVQQGTLHVGDPFIVGQFSGKVRAMFSDRGEAVTEAAPATPVEILGLQGVPQAGDTFQVVSDVEKAQDIAQKRQMHARQAAMLKTTKRGIESLGQAEIKELLIILKADVQGSVEVLRSTLEKLSTDKVKVRVIRAGVGAINESDVLLASATQTEETGTAVVIIGFNVRPESRAADVAHHEEVDIRLHSIIYKVEEEIKAAMIGMLDAIEKEAILGKAVVQELFKVSRIGTIAGCRVTEGVIRRQAKARLIRDGVVTWEGDIAALRRFKDDVNEVKQGFECGISLVNFNDIKINDEIEAFVIEKIAATEL